The Persephonella sp. genome segment CCTATCAAAAATCAGATCAAGCCCCCACAGGTAAAGGGATACAAGCAGTGTAAATATTATTACAGCTACGGTTGCATTTCTTACAAGCTCTTTTGAAGGCCATGAAACCTTCTTAAGCTCTTCCTGAACCTCTTTCAAAAACTTAGGTATCTCATTAACCTTCATTCACTCTCCAAT includes the following:
- the secE gene encoding preprotein translocase subunit SecE: MKVNEIPKFLKEVQEELKKVSWPSKELVRNATVAVIIFTLLVSLYLWGLDLIFDRVFDYLYK